One genomic window of Malaciobacter molluscorum LMG 25693 includes the following:
- a CDS encoding bifunctional diguanylate cyclase/phosphodiesterase, with product MSLSKQLYIIIAFIFLIIFTGNFIISVQNTKEYLETEASTKAQDTATSLGMSLKGLMKNKNDAEIQSIINAIANRGFYKEIRLENAVFTITKKELIQFEQNRQIDSSWKLSNLSVDKNLGEIESNNDDLELMQELEALESNSSSKMKIKEPKKYKFTPTKKLEQKSIKINFTASKNTKSIDTYAIIKLNKTLAKVTRAEKFDYVPQWFINAISINLKEMKSEISDGWKTTAIIYVSANAGDAYAKLYEQAKNGIIYSLIAFIISMILLFIFVQYLLKPLKNIEKLAQSISIGNFKTIEKLPYTTEMRNVAISMNDMSTKIESVISKLNKNLEKLTQKLSKDELTGLNIKQTFETDMKKMFISKSRGFIFTIKIDNLSAFAKTHTNDEVNQFIKKFAKVLEKCKQDKDINLSAYRFYGSEFALITDGINYEQAKNLTKLIKQNFEELAQEFGKKDIAHIGATPFNPIGTTQEMLLAANEAYEKAKLIGPNEAYIRDNDDLARDMNAWRDLVFDIIGNQKFEIDYIGDAKVLNGTNRGIVVMQEAFTKAFDLEKNPIPIGTFVSIAEKYEKIVDFDKAVISKIIDDIRKQNIKHNISINLSFDSIDNLDFIVWLKETLLKNKDIAQQIVFSLTAYAVTKNITKFKNFVDVVHSLDSKIIVKRFESKFIALDDIKDLDLDYIRLAREYTKNIKNDSSKQSFVEALVELTHLLNIKLFAENVIDEEDLEKVRELKVYAASK from the coding sequence ATGTCTTTATCAAAACAATTATATATCATAATTGCATTTATTTTTTTAATTATCTTTACAGGTAATTTTATAATTAGTGTTCAAAATACGAAAGAGTATTTGGAAACAGAAGCTAGCACAAAAGCACAAGATACTGCAACATCATTAGGAATGAGTTTAAAAGGTCTTATGAAAAATAAAAATGATGCAGAAATCCAATCAATAATAAATGCTATTGCAAATAGAGGGTTTTATAAAGAAATTAGATTAGAAAATGCTGTTTTTACAATTACTAAAAAAGAATTAATACAATTTGAACAAAATAGACAAATTGATAGTTCATGGAAACTTTCTAATTTAAGTGTTGATAAAAATCTAGGAGAGATAGAGAGTAATAATGATGATTTAGAATTAATGCAAGAACTTGAAGCTTTAGAATCAAATAGTTCATCTAAAATGAAAATAAAAGAACCTAAAAAATACAAATTTACACCTACAAAAAAATTAGAGCAAAAAAGTATCAAAATTAACTTTACTGCATCTAAAAATACTAAATCAATAGATACTTATGCTATTATAAAACTAAATAAAACATTAGCAAAAGTTACAAGAGCAGAAAAATTTGATTATGTTCCACAATGGTTTATAAATGCCATTTCTATTAATTTAAAAGAGATGAAAAGTGAAATTAGTGATGGATGGAAGACTACTGCAATTATTTATGTTAGCGCAAATGCAGGGGATGCTTATGCAAAATTATATGAACAAGCAAAAAATGGGATAATTTACTCACTTATTGCATTTATAATATCTATGATTTTACTATTTATTTTTGTTCAATATCTTTTAAAACCTTTAAAAAATATAGAAAAACTTGCGCAAAGTATCTCAATTGGGAACTTTAAAACAATAGAAAAACTTCCTTATACTACAGAGATGAGAAATGTTGCAATTTCTATGAATGATATGTCAACAAAAATAGAATCAGTAATTAGTAAACTAAACAAGAATTTAGAAAAACTTACTCAAAAATTATCAAAAGATGAATTAACGGGCTTAAATATAAAACAAACTTTTGAAACAGACATGAAAAAAATGTTTATATCAAAATCAAGAGGTTTTATATTTACGATAAAAATTGATAATTTAAGTGCTTTTGCAAAAACTCATACAAATGATGAAGTAAATCAATTTATTAAAAAATTTGCAAAAGTATTAGAAAAATGCAAACAAGATAAAGATATTAATTTAAGCGCATATAGATTTTATGGTTCTGAATTTGCTTTAATAACTGATGGAATAAACTATGAACAAGCTAAGAATTTGACAAAACTTATAAAACAAAATTTTGAAGAATTAGCACAAGAATTTGGTAAAAAAGATATTGCTCATATTGGGGCAACACCTTTTAATCCAATAGGAACAACTCAAGAGATGCTACTTGCTGCAAATGAAGCTTATGAAAAAGCTAAACTTATTGGACCGAATGAAGCTTACATAAGAGATAATGATGATTTAGCAAGGGATATGAATGCATGGAGAGATTTAGTTTTTGATATTATTGGGAATCAAAAATTTGAAATTGATTATATTGGCGATGCAAAAGTCTTAAATGGTACAAATAGAGGCATTGTAGTAATGCAAGAAGCATTTACAAAAGCTTTTGATTTAGAAAAAAATCCTATTCCTATTGGTACATTTGTATCAATTGCAGAAAAATATGAAAAAATCGTAGATTTTGATAAAGCAGTAATTTCAAAGATAATAGATGATATAAGAAAACAAAATATCAAACATAATATCTCTATAAATTTATCTTTTGATTCTATTGATAATTTAGATTTTATTGTATGGTTAAAAGAGACTTTATTAAAGAATAAAGATATTGCTCAACAAATTGTATTTTCTTTAACAGCATATGCTGTAACAAAAAATATAACAAAATTCAAAAACTTTGTAGATGTTGTACATAGTTTAGACTCTAAAATAATTGTAAAAAGATTTGAATCAAAATTTATAGCACTTGATGATATAAAGGATTTAGATTTAGATTATATTAGATTAGCACGAGAATATACAAAAAATATCAAAAATGATAGTTCAAAACAAAGTTTTGTAGAAGCATTAGTTGAATTAACACATCTTTTAAATATCAAACTATTTGCAGAAAATGTAATTGATGAAGAAGACTTAGAAAAAGTAAGAGAACTAAAAGTCTATGCAGCAAGTAAATAA
- a CDS encoding transglutaminase-like cysteine peptidase, which yields MKKTIITVVLAFSLLTSISIATIPKNFSQKKLDEFTQKYGKEAAKRLLLWDDLIEAAKNKKILYKLKMVNDFFNQIRYERDITHWGKVDYWASPFEFLGTGAGDCEDYAIAKYFTLRQLGIEDKKLRIVYVKLLNRNSKYEQAHMVLTYYHKPNATPIVLDNVNKKLKLATKRPDLKPIYSFNAGGLWRAKNKGSQRVGENNLKSWKDLMTRI from the coding sequence ATGAAAAAAACAATTATCACAGTTGTTCTAGCTTTTTCACTACTTACTTCTATTTCTATCGCAACAATTCCTAAAAACTTTTCACAAAAAAAACTTGATGAATTTACTCAAAAATATGGTAAAGAAGCTGCTAAAAGATTACTTTTGTGGGATGATTTAATAGAAGCTGCAAAAAATAAAAAAATCTTATATAAACTAAAAATGGTAAATGATTTTTTTAATCAAATTAGATATGAAAGAGACATTACACATTGGGGAAAAGTTGATTATTGGGCAAGTCCTTTTGAGTTTTTAGGAACTGGAGCAGGAGATTGCGAAGATTATGCTATTGCAAAATATTTTACTCTTAGACAATTAGGTATTGAAGATAAAAAATTAAGAATTGTATATGTTAAACTTCTTAATAGAAATTCTAAATATGAACAAGCACATATGGTTCTTACTTATTATCATAAACCAAATGCAACTCCAATTGTATTAGATAATGTAAATAAGAAATTAAAACTTGCAACAAAAAGACCTGATTTGAAACCAATTTATAGTTTCAATGCGGGTGGTTTATGGAGAGCTAAAAATAAAGGTTCTCAAAGAGTAGGTGAAAATAATCTTAAATCTTGGAAAGATTTAATGACTAGAATATAA
- a CDS encoding MFS transporter encodes MMKSVIPLSSIIALRFLGLFLVLPVLSAYALNLKGATNEVVGIVVGGYALTQMLFQVPFGIMSDKLGRKGTIVTGLLLFAIGSYFCAISDDIYTLMFGRFLQGAGAIGAVVTAMISDIVKEEQRPKAMALMGGSIAISFAVSMLAGPTISAYAGGVSTLFYITMFLALGSIIILFKAVPESPRITHTYNKKANLKQIFSNSNLIKMNITNFLQKGLMTFAFMIIPIVLIHQFNWDIKELWKVYLPAMILGVASMGPAAVMAEKKGKFKEILIIGIAFFAISYLIIGNSSSSFTFVIGVMIFFAGFNMHEPIMQSLASKFAKVHQRGLMLGIFNACGYLGTFCGGLIGGIFYEDVSLSKLVIAIAIVCVIWIILIITMPNPAKRRTAYLSLDKYKRDNTQKLHDIAHIDEWYINESENIIVVKYDSHLIDEDGVKNLLK; translated from the coding sequence ATGATGAAATCAGTTATACCTCTTAGTTCAATTATAGCATTAAGATTTTTAGGTCTATTTTTAGTTCTACCGGTATTATCTGCTTATGCCTTAAATTTAAAAGGAGCAACAAATGAAGTAGTTGGTATTGTTGTTGGTGGTTATGCACTTACACAAATGCTATTTCAAGTTCCTTTTGGAATAATGAGTGATAAGTTGGGTAGAAAAGGTACTATTGTTACAGGTCTTTTATTATTTGCAATTGGTTCATATTTTTGTGCAATTTCAGATGATATTTATACTTTAATGTTTGGACGATTTTTACAAGGTGCAGGTGCAATTGGGGCAGTAGTTACTGCAATGATTAGTGATATTGTAAAAGAAGAACAAAGACCTAAAGCTATGGCATTAATGGGTGGTTCTATTGCTATAAGTTTTGCAGTTTCAATGTTAGCAGGTCCTACAATTAGTGCTTATGCAGGTGGAGTTTCTACTCTTTTTTATATTACAATGTTTTTAGCATTAGGTTCTATAATTATTTTATTTAAAGCAGTTCCAGAATCTCCACGTATTACACATACATATAATAAAAAAGCAAATTTAAAACAAATCTTTTCAAATTCAAATCTAATCAAGATGAATATTACAAATTTTTTACAAAAAGGTTTAATGACATTTGCATTTATGATTATTCCCATTGTTCTAATTCATCAGTTTAATTGGGACATAAAAGAGTTATGGAAAGTTTATCTTCCTGCGATGATTTTAGGTGTTGCTTCAATGGGACCAGCTGCTGTGATGGCAGAAAAAAAAGGAAAATTTAAAGAAATTCTTATAATTGGTATTGCTTTCTTTGCCATTTCATATTTGATTATTGGTAATTCAAGTAGCTCTTTTACATTTGTTATTGGAGTTATGATTTTCTTTGCTGGATTTAATATGCATGAACCAATTATGCAATCACTTGCTTCGAAATTTGCAAAAGTTCATCAAAGAGGCTTGATGCTTGGTATTTTTAATGCTTGTGGTTATTTAGGTACATTTTGCGGAGGACTGATTGGTGGTATTTTCTATGAAGATGTATCTCTTTCTAAATTAGTTATTGCAATTGCAATTGTGTGTGTAATTTGGATTATATTAATTATAACTATGCCAAATCCAGCAAAAAGAAGAACTGCTTATTTAAGTTTGGATAAATATAAAAGAGATAATACTCAAAAACTACATGATATTGCACATATTGATGAATGGTATATCAATGAAAGTGAAAATATTATCGTAGTAAAATATGATAGTCATCTAATAGATGAGGATGGTGTTAAGAACTTATTAAAATAA
- the rdgB gene encoding RdgB/HAM1 family non-canonical purine NTP pyrophosphatase encodes MKIVLATGNKGKLKEFETLLPNHEIVAFKDLLGDIEVVEDKDSFKENAIKKAKEIYDLLKDENAIVISDDSGITVPAINNEPGIYSARYSGTNATDEKNNEKLISKLNERNLTETPAYYTACIAIVYKGEVYTVHGWMHGKVLNKTLGDGGFGYDTMFVPNGYDKTLGELPYEVKKAFSHRTKALNLALKVLEVIL; translated from the coding sequence ATGAAAATTGTTTTAGCAACAGGAAATAAAGGAAAATTAAAAGAGTTTGAAACACTGCTTCCTAATCATGAAATTGTAGCTTTTAAAGATTTATTAGGTGATATTGAAGTAGTAGAGGATAAAGATTCTTTTAAAGAAAATGCAATAAAAAAAGCAAAAGAGATTTATGATTTATTAAAAGATGAAAATGCTATCGTAATATCAGATGATAGCGGAATAACAGTACCAGCCATAAATAATGAACCAGGTATTTATTCAGCTAGATATTCAGGAACTAATGCAACTGATGAAAAAAATAATGAAAAATTAATCTCTAAATTAAATGAAAGAAATCTGACTGAAACGCCAGCTTATTATACAGCTTGTATAGCAATTGTATATAAAGGTGAAGTTTATACAGTACATGGATGGATGCATGGTAAAGTATTAAATAAAACTTTAGGTGATGGTGGTTTTGGATATGACACAATGTTTGTTCCAAATGGCTATGATAAAACGTTAGGCGAGTTACCTTATGAAGTTAAAAAAGCATTTTCTCATAGAACAAAAGCTTTAAATCTTGCATTAAAAGTTTTAGAGGTTATTTTATAA
- a CDS encoding pyrroline-5-carboxylate reductase, translating to MKLTLIGNGIMAQSLAKGLVKNYEVEMIGRDIDKLRQVKEKIPEVSIKIIDDQEDITDKNILFCVKPYALQSVAVRLTGKANTLYSILAGTKLESLKKQISAKYYIRTMPNVAASVSMSMTTITGDNEAKMSALEIFNAIGKTVWVNTEKQLDIATAIAGCGPAYLAIIAEAIADGAVKAGLERHISTELVHGLFVGTSALLAKTHPAILKDSVMSPGGTTAAGVGAIEEGNVRNSMIKAIQAAYEKAEELGSK from the coding sequence ATGAAATTAACTTTAATAGGTAATGGAATCATGGCTCAATCTTTAGCAAAAGGTTTAGTTAAGAATTATGAAGTTGAAATGATAGGAAGAGATATAGATAAATTAAGACAAGTAAAAGAAAAAATACCAGAAGTTTCAATTAAAATAATCGATGATCAAGAAGATATAACAGACAAGAATATACTATTTTGCGTAAAACCTTATGCTTTACAAAGTGTTGCTGTAAGGCTGACAGGGAAAGCAAATACTTTATATTCAATTCTTGCAGGAACAAAACTAGAATCATTAAAAAAACAAATCTCTGCAAAATATTATATTAGAACTATGCCAAATGTAGCAGCATCCGTATCTATGTCAATGACTACAATTACAGGGGATAATGAAGCAAAAATGAGTGCACTTGAAATATTTAATGCTATAGGAAAAACTGTTTGGGTTAATACTGAAAAACAGTTAGATATTGCAACTGCTATTGCAGGATGCGGTCCAGCCTATTTAGCAATAATAGCTGAAGCAATTGCAGATGGAGCAGTAAAGGCAGGACTAGAAAGACATATTTCAACAGAATTAGTTCATGGACTTTTTGTTGGAACATCAGCACTATTAGCAAAAACACATCCAGCTATTTTAAAAGACTCTGTAATGAGTCCAGGTGGAACAACAGCAGCAGGTGTTGGAGCAATTGAAGAAGGAAATGTAAGAAATAGTATGATAAAAGCAATACAAGCAGCTTATGAAAAAGCAGAAGAACTTGGTAGCAAATAA
- a CDS encoding outer membrane protein assembly factor BamD translates to MIRNLNFKNLLMVCSAGFILASCSSKSNQIEEYDRPALYWYNKMTKQIADYDLEAADDTFTSLESEHRNSPLLPTSLIILANAHMDEEEYALANFYLDEYIKKYTLSKEIDYVRYLKIKANFKGFSYQLRDQQLIDDTIKEIQVFKQSYPSSKYMPLVDTMDSRLHMAKANLNLNIANLYKRIDKPKAAKIYSQKAADAWSNTDDIAEVEVPFYRSVFE, encoded by the coding sequence ATGATTAGAAACTTAAACTTCAAAAATCTGTTGATGGTTTGTTCAGCAGGCTTTATTTTAGCTTCTTGTTCTTCTAAAAGTAATCAAATAGAAGAATACGACAGACCAGCACTTTATTGGTATAATAAAATGACTAAACAGATTGCAGATTATGATTTGGAAGCAGCAGATGATACTTTTACATCTTTAGAGAGTGAACATAGGAATTCACCTTTATTACCAACATCATTAATTATTTTGGCAAATGCACATATGGATGAAGAAGAGTATGCTTTGGCAAATTTCTACTTAGATGAATATATAAAAAAATATACATTAAGCAAAGAGATTGATTATGTAAGATATTTAAAAATAAAAGCAAATTTTAAAGGTTTTTCTTATCAATTAAGAGATCAACAATTAATTGATGATACAATTAAAGAGATACAAGTTTTTAAACAAAGCTATCCTAGCTCAAAATATATGCCATTAGTTGATACTATGGATTCAAGATTACATATGGCAAAAGCAAACTTAAATTTAAACATTGCAAATTTATATAAAAGAATTGATAAGCCAAAAGCTGCAAAAATATATTCGCAAAAAGCAGCTGATGCTTGGAGTAATACAGATGATATAGCTGAGGTAGAAGTACCTTTTTATAGATCTGTTTTTGAGTAA